From one Culex quinquefasciatus strain JHB chromosome 3, VPISU_Cqui_1.0_pri_paternal, whole genome shotgun sequence genomic stretch:
- the LOC6039709 gene encoding uncharacterized protein LOC6039709 encodes MDDKAKWLASEHRRIMEEYKHQKTKHEELRRRIRDVTGSLNNRTSQLQVLKKRCEEVKLHLTDAMADDKTIAAFHELERSRYAKLRQAVEEHKATVTRAVEQKQTSAVKAVEISPSYVRCSRECELDEKERQLADQRRKLAKREQAIVIRKNHNAARIVRLRKLLQSNEEKRALYKEQLAALRSKASRRY; translated from the exons ATGGACGATAAAGCAAAGTGGTTGGCCAGCGAACACCGTCGAATTATGG AGGAGTACAAGCACCAAAAGACCAAACATGAGGAGTTGCGCCGGAGAATCCGGGACGTTACCGGAAGTCTCAACAACCGAACCAGTCAGCTCCAAGTGCTGAAGAAGAGATGTGAG GAGGTCAAACTACATTTAACTGACGCCATGGCCGACGACAAAACAATTGCGGCTTTTCACGAGCTGGAGAGGTCTCGTTACGCGAAACTTCGGCAAGCAGTTGAAGAGCACAAGGCGACGGTTACACGTGCTG TGGAACAAAAGCAAACGAGCGCCGTCAAAGCGGTCGAAATCTCGCCCTCGTACGTGCGCTGCTCCCGGGAGTGTGAGTTGGACGAGAAGGAGCGTCAATTGGCCGACCAGAGGCGCAAGCTGGCAAAGCGCGAGCAAGCCATCGTCATCCGGAAGAACCACAACGCGGCTCGCATCGTTCGGCTCCGGAAGTTGCTGCAGTCAAACGAGGAAAAGCGTGCCCTGTACAAGGAACAGCTGGCGGCGCTGCGCTCCAAAGCTAGCCGGCGCTACTAG